GCTTCTTCCTCGCCTCCTTCGTCGCGGAGGTCGTCCCAGGTAGTCGTTGGCCTTGGTGGTACATCGGATGGCCCAGAAACTGGTTCGTCATACCCCCGGAATGCTGCGGCGGCGCCATGGACAGCGGGTGGGAAGCGGAGGTGCCTGGGTAGGGCGCAAACTGAGGTAAGGTTGAGGCTAACCGCGCCGGCCACGGTCCCCCTGCGGGGTCGACGAAGTCCGGAGATGGAGAAAAAGGTTGGTTGTTGACGACGACACTGCTGGTGCCACAGCTGTGGTGGTAAGGATAAGGATTGGCTGTTGCACTGGGATACCCCATCTCACCGTTGCCGCCGCCGGCGTAGGCGCTCAGTAAGGCTGGATGCGTAGCCGCCGTCGAAGGATCCATGGAGTAGGGGCTCCAAGGATTGCAGTTGTAGTCGAGTTGATTAGGGTTAGGGGAGATGGGAAACGGCCGGGGCTGGTGGTCGTAGGAATACGGCAACCGATGGCGCTTCCTCTGGAGATGGTTGTTCTGGACCCAGGTGAGTATGAGCTTCAGCAGCTGCGTCCTGCCCTGCTTAGTACGGCCGAGGCGGCGGGCAGCGCACTCGATGGTGGCGCGCTTCAGCTTGATGCTACGGAGGTCCTCCGGCGAGATCGAGTCCTTGTTGCTCCTTAGCCACTCCAAGAATATCCTCGCCAGTTCCTCCGAAGACTCCTCCTCCTGCGCTTGCTGCGGCACTCCTTCCCCGTGACCATGCAAACGACCTTCTTCTACAGCGTGACACGGCTTCTTCTCATGACTCCCGACGGCTTCATCCCCGCCGCTGATAACGGCCGCACTGGCTTCGTCGGCGTGGAAGAGGGAAGGCGGGTCCCAGGGATCAATCGACAGATCGAAGAGGTCGATGTCCCCGAGGATGTCGAGCCCATCGGCGAACTCGCTCGACTGGTGATGGTCtaacggcggcggcagcggcggaagCATCATTATGTCGTCCACCGACTGAACTTCGGCCGCCTGCTGCTGCATATCGGTCACCCTGCCACTGTCAGGGACCTGTAAGAAGgaccaagaggaggaggaggaagaagaagaagaagaagaagatgaagcggAGGAACAAGAAGACAGGACTGCGTTCTTTGCATGCAAGGTGGAAGCGGAGGACGGCGAGGGGGTGGCCGACGGTGAAGACAGGCATGGGAAGTCGGGCAAGCAAGGAAATGTGTCCTCGGAGAAGATGAGATCCTCCCCGTCTATATTCAGCACGATGTCGTCCACTCCTGCCGCCGTGTCTCCTCCACAACCAACTCCTAAAACTTTTTCCTCTCCTTCGACCTTATGATCTGCCATGGCTTCCTCCGCCTCGTCGGAGGCAAACAGCACATCTCCCTGCTTTCGCCGACTCTCGCACTCCACGGTCTGAGATATTTTGTTCTCTAGTCCTATTTCACAAGGATTGATCAAGAACCATTTCCAACCACTATGTATATAACAGGATGAGGGCATACAAAGGAAGGGGGAGTAGTCTTATCAACTTGTATATATCCTTTGTCTTTCCTCTGGTAAATGTAAAACACAACCGACAAAGACCAAAGAAGGAATATAATTAACAAAGGGAGCAGGACTTACGACAGAAGTAACCTGAAGCCGGAGGCCGAGGAAGAGGGTGCGTGAGCGTGGGCGAGGCCATGTGCCTGAGGTCGGGCCCCCACCACCTCCCCCACccccctagagagagagagagagagagatttgttgTGAAAGAAACTGAAACGGCTGCCTTCTCCTAGGAAGCGaaggcaaaataataataataataataataataataatacaagggAAAGCGACACCTCCTCTTCCTTACTGTGTAGTCAGTCCTTTGCCTTTTCACACTACCATTAAAAAGAGGAATTATAACgcgagaaaagaaaaacaaaaaaaaaagaagagaatgcaGAACCAGTCATCAAAAGATCGAGATGAACAGAACCGGCAGAAAAAGAAAACACAATAAATaacaaagaaaagaagaggaaaggAGAAGGGATataaaggaggaggaggcggggGGCGACGGGAGACCGCGCCCACTCGTCTCCTGCACAGTTTCCTGAGTCGCCGGGAGAGGAAGCGGGCGAGCGAGATGGCTACAGTTACAGACCACGAACAAGGAGGAGCGCAATCCGGAGGCCTACTGCTGTTGCCATCGCCTGTTATGTGCTCCGCAAACCGGCACTGCCACGAACCACACCGAATGCGTCAAACTCTCTATTCCTACCTATCTCATACCAACGCCGACCTCATCACATTAATTCCAaacgaaaaataaaagaagataatGATGAACGTAAATGAAAACTACGTGCTATTATTTCCTACAAACAAAAGTAAGTCTTTGATATAGCGTCACATGAGATTGGCAAGAGAggagtggagagagagagagagagagagagagagagagagagagagagagagggggtttCATTACCCCGGATGTTGCGCCCGCTGGACCCCGGCCAAACGTTGTGAGCTCAGTGGTGGCAGCCCGCGGCGCATCAGGCTGGCCACCTCCCTCCGGCCGCTGTGCCTCCCGCAACAGCGTCGTCCTCACCAGCGACGCCACGTGTAGTCACCTCCCGAACCGGACGAACTGCTTCAAAGTTCGCGACGGACCGAGTGGCGGTGGTTGCTGTTCGTTGCGATGCAGCCTGTGCGGCTGGCTGCATGCGACCCCCGGGAGTAATCGTGGACGTATCCTTCCTGAGGAGGCCGAAGGAATCACGTGCCGCCCACATGATGTGAGATGGCATTCCACCTCTCATCAGCCGAGACGTGTTTCTGGCTTTTCCACTCGCCTCCGCCGCCTGTTTCCTACGTCCTATTTTGGCTCCAAGTCAAGCTCCTACTGCTACCATCACCCACCGGAGACCACAGAAACACAAGGCACTCACTCCTGCCAGCTTCGCCTGTTGTTCGGGTGCACATCAATTGTTCGTGATACATCCAAACCTTCCGAGTAGTATTACTTCCTGCTATAATAGGTTCGCTTATTTAAGCCTCAACGTAAGACATGGCGTAACCCACATTGCCGCTGCGTTAACAAGTtccatctttttcctttttcatttaaGAGGATAGCAGCTTTAGGATACAGTCACAATGATTGTGTGGTTGCCAGTGGAGAATCCCTCCACAGGTTTTGTCGCCGTTCGTCGC
The window above is part of the Musa acuminata AAA Group cultivar baxijiao chromosome BXJ2-6, Cavendish_Baxijiao_AAA, whole genome shotgun sequence genome. Proteins encoded here:
- the LOC103974406 gene encoding regulatory protein viviparous-1-like — protein: MADHKVEGEEKVLGVGCGGDTAAGVDDIVLNIDGEDLIFSEDTFPCLPDFPCLSSPSATPSPSSASTLHAKNAVLSSCSSASSSSSSSSSSSSSWSFLQVPDSGRVTDMQQQAAEVQSVDDIMMLPPLPPPLDHHQSSEFADGLDILGDIDLFDLSIDPWDPPSLFHADEASAAVISGGDEAVGSHEKKPCHAVEEGRLHGHGEGVPQQAQEEESSEELARIFLEWLRSNKDSISPEDLRSIKLKRATIECAARRLGRTKQGRTQLLKLILTWVQNNHLQRKRHRLPYSYDHQPRPFPISPNPNQLDYNCNPWSPYSMDPSTAATHPALLSAYAGGGNGEMGYPSATANPYPYHHSCGTSSVVVNNQPFSPSPDFVDPAGGPWPARLASTLPQFAPYPGTSASHPLSMAPPQHSGGMTNQFLGHPMYHQGQRLPGTTSATKEARKKRMARQRRFSSLHQHRNHNQPLHLQHAHHPVGSTEGANGSSHSNTRNWGFWTSMSSSSHQMNHMAEAQNASNMQQTPPPPAAQLPQRPQLTTASTSEKRQGWKGEKNLKFLLQKVLKQSDVGSLGRIVLPKKEAETHLPELDARDGISIPMEDIGTSQVWNMRYRFWPNNKSRMYLLENTGDFVRSNGLQEGDFIVIYSDVKCGKYMIRGVKVRQPVEARAPSSRNTGKAHQRRNGLEKMAGASKMKGRSLIHDDADKYDDDDDDDDDVPPSMHG